Below is a genomic region from Biomphalaria glabrata chromosome 3, xgBioGlab47.1, whole genome shotgun sequence.
CATGAACAAGACATACAACTTCTTGATGACAGAGCTAGCCTCCTTTGACATGACCATGCACACGCAGGTCGGGAAAGACACATTCGAGAACTACCTGGCCCTCCTCGGGGGAACTTCGTGGTCTGAGCTGAAAAAGTGGTGGGAATTCAAACAACCAGGTGACGCTCTCGACCTTGTCTGGAAGGAGTTCTATGACGCCGGCTACCAAACGCTTTTCACCGAAGATCAGCCAACCGGCGGGGCGTTTCATTATCAGAAGATGGGTTTTCTGTTCAAGCCCACTATTTACAACAGTCGCCCGATGGCTCTAGCTCTAGAGCGTGATAATGAAATGTGGAAGATGGGCAAGGACTGTGTGGGAAGTCAAGCCGAGTTTAGTTTCCACATGGACTACGTCCGTCAATTTCTGAAGACTTTTACCAATATGCCCAGTTTTGTTTTTACCTTTCTGTCCAAAGTGACCCATGATGACATGACCTATCTTAAGTCTGTAGATGAACTGGTGCTACAGGAGTATCAAAAGCTCCAGGAATCTGGGGAACTCAATAAGACTCTGTTGATAACCTTCTCCGACCACGGGCCAAGACAAGGCAAAATAAGACAGACTATTCACGGTATGGTGGAAAGCAGAAACCCCTACACGATACTTACTATTCCTCAATGGTTCTTAACGAAGTATCCAGGCGTCGAAAAGAACTTGGAAACGAACACAGCCCGTCTTACCACACACTTTGACACCTTTGAGACTTTACGAGAATCCCTGTACTTTGGAAGCAGCGAAACACCtcttagaaaaaacaaacacgGTGTCAGCCTATTTCAGGAAATCCCAATTACAAGAACGTGTTCGGATATTCCCATTCCTCCTGAATTTTGCCTCTGTGGGCAAAAGGGCTATTCGGCGAGTCTTGATGTAAAATCTAAACTCGCCTCCATCTTGGCGCAACATGTCATGTCAGAAATAGCGACAAACGTGAACACAACGTTGTGCGCCAATCTAACTTTGAAGTCTATTGTCCAAATAGACGATGTCCAACTCTCAGAGGCGCTTCAAAAAGACGCGAACAACAGGAAGATATACAAGGTGAGGCTGCTGACAAGTCCTGGCGACGCCTTGTTCGAAGGAACTGTGTTCACGGAGGAAGGAGCTTCAACAGAAGGTCAAGGCAAACTGGTCGTAGCGAAGGTCATAGAACGGCTGAATTTGTACAGGGGGCAAGCGGAATGTGTGGAAAGCGCCAACGAAAGATTATTTTGTTACTGTAAATCTTTGTTAAAAATCTAGGAGATAACTTACGCTCATTGGAGACTAGAGAAACTGAAAGTGAAAACTTAGACATGAGGTTTTAGGTAATGGTTTAAACCTGTGACAGATATTAATAATGTAAGATTAGATAGCATAGGTGATTGTTGTGTACATCAAATCGGTCATTTATGAGAGGAATGTTTTATAAATGATATTGACGTATATAATTTGTGATAAATGTGATACgttcaaacacacacataggctaaatatatatatatatatatatatatatatatatatatatatatatatatatatatatatatgtgtgtgtgtgtgtgtgtgcatatgcGCTTCTTGAATATAGGGCCAGATATATGTGATATACATAGATGTAGGTCCTTCATGAATGGCCTCGATAATGTAAATGCAAAGCTTATTTCACATCTCTGGTCAAACGAAAAATGGCTGACTCAATCTACCATCAAAACGAAAgcctgcgatatatgtggacgggagtgtctctgaATAATAGGTCTCCATAGTCACTTGAAAAAGTGTCCTACAAGATGAACCCTAGTCGTtaggactgaaggaggccaatatgaAACTTAAATCAGACTGAGGTGCTccttggtcatggccacattctgcAGAACTAGAGATAACAATGTACAAAGATGTCAGTTTTTGCTTCAAATCTTCAATGGTATCATATTTCATTTATGATACTGCAAATTTtctctatattaaaaaaaaattgccatcaGATGAGTACTGGAGCAACAATAGGTGAAATTCTTATCTGGGTCTATAATGACCTTGTGTTTGAGACACGACAAAATTTCTCGACAaaatgatgtgtataaaagttcgggattattagtaatttaatgtcctgtgcagcatttttttttatgtctctctttttttcactattaatagATCTTAAAAGTATGCTATATTTGCATAGAACGAAAGTACTTTCAATTTTATATCATTATCCTTTTTCACCAATGTATTAAAAGGCATAACTTGCtaagaatgggattttgaaatGTGGCGACTGATGGAATTTCCATgtgacatttcctacaatttaactttgtgaaagttgTGTGTGTATAAATCTGACAAGTATCTTTGCCTGTTTTCAAAGTACGCTTTTGGAATgtcaataaattatatattttgaaattattcattttagcttattataatttttgcttactgtttgcatatttatgttttaagatatctaaagtgtttcctgcaaaatgactgtaaaataatgataacattaaaacaaaaaaaatattagctctattcatattttacgttATCTAAAGTAGTTCTTTCAAAATGTTAAGGTACCGTTTGGGACTTAATTAAGCAAGACCTATAGTGATTATAGGATAGTATAAAATACTACAACAAAGAATATTGTCTCCTGTCTCTACTGATTACCCCTGTACTACTGCTAATTATGATAAATGTCTGGTATGATACAGTGTAGTATTAATTACGTTTGAAAGAGTTATGTTCCTTTGTATATGTACTCTCGTGGTACGCAAGTGAACAGTACACACCTCATGTCAACTGAATGTTGTCTATATGAAAAGCAAGAGTTTTGTGAGTTAGAGTTTGTTTCCTAAAGTAAGTACTTTTAGTGTCTCTTTATTTAGGACATTAAACTCATTATTTCATGTTGTTTTCTAGAGTGAGTACTTTTAGTGTCTCTTTATTTAGGACATTAAACTCATTATTTCATGTTGTTTTCTAGAGTGAGTACTTTTAGTGTCTCTTTATTTAGGACATTAAACTCATTATTTCATGTTGTTTTCTAGAGTGAGTACTTTTAGTCTCTCTTTATTTAGGACATTAAACTCATTATTTCATGTTGTTTCCTAGAGTGAGTACTTTTAGTCTCTCTTTATTTAGGACATTAAACTCATTATTTCATGTTGTTTTCTAGAGTGAGTACTTTTAGTCTCTCTTTATTTAGGACATTAAACTCATTATTTCATGTTGTTTCCTAGAGTGAGTACTTTTAGTGTCTCTTTATTTAGGAAATTAAACTCATTATTTCATGTTGTTTCTTAGAGTGAGTACTTTTAGTGTCTCTTTAttaataaccaattagttaattaactatttgtaaaaaattactttgtttgatttctCATACAAGGGAATGAATTAGTACTGGAATAataagtggtggtataagctgaattagtcctctttatatTTGTCTGATGTCCCAGACTTAGTGaatacaaacatgaaatagaaacaatagataactctacaatcttccatgtccATAGACTCTATGCTATGAGAAGCCCGAGAAAGCTTTAGCTCGAATTCAGgacattccctttttttttcaattttttttttataaatgctttttaatgttagcctagatctatgacaaattgaattacatgactgatccaaagtaattgatacaagtaagcttagtataagctttttttttttttaaatgtcattcttgtattgaagttttattatatatatattcattaaggATATATTAATCATCAGGACTGCTATACATTATGGTCCTTTATACTTAGTGCCTGAAGTTTTAGGATAGGGTTCATGTGTTGTTTTAGCCTCATTGAATTATTAGGATGTAAATTATCTTATATTAGAGTTATCAAAGTAGGTCGAAATCAATAGTTCTGAATTCCCTGGTTGAGCCATATTAACAtataacagacacaaaatatttcttgaactgtattgttcaATGTTAAACTTTAAAATCTGTGTGTCATTGTAACAAAGTGAGAGatacatgtcaaacaaacatgaACATATACCCCTCATACATGCAGACAGTCACTCAAGAGACAAAATGTTCTACTTTAGCCAGGTATCTATTGCAAGGAAAAGTATGGTAATAAATAACaagctaaaaaaatgtttctatgtaCAAGCCAATCACACACACTGCAAATAACTAGTCTGTAAATGTGACCAAGTGCTGGACTAAGCCAAACTGTTTTGTGTTATGTGATGATATATCTAGACTAAACAACTTCAAACAAACCATTTGAacctaaaataaatagcatataCATGTTTCTAGGTGTGTTCAAGCAAAACACAATAGTGAGCTCATGCAGCTAAATGAGATATGAATTGATCAAATGTACATGTACAATCAAATATCACTCACTCACTGAACACTGCATGACTGATAATTAAATAAAGAGTTGTCTTTTAAGTTCACTAATATGTCATGAACACTCGTGGTCAAGCAACACACCCATCATTCTGCTAGCTACACACAATACACAAGTTTCGACCTCAAAAATGCAGGtgaactttaaacaaaaaaaaaacgtatgtgTATCACCATATGTCTTCATCACATGATTTAGGCTAAGGGAAagccaaagtaaaaaaaaattagcagatACTATTCCCCCCAGGCATCAAGACACACCCCCTTGGCTGACAAAACTCTAAAGAAAAGGTAACATTCAGTGTTAGGATAGTTCTCATGGAATGAAGAGTTCTAATTCTTATTTCaccttgaaatttaaaaaagatgcACAGTCTTAAAACAACACTTGTTAATAAAAGACATTGATGTGTAAATGGTCTGGTTCAAAGAACACTTCAATGAGGTGGTGACTACAACATGGTCAGCAGTCATTAGGTTAATTGTCCCATTAACATGGCCCAGATAAATGTGATTTCTGAAGTTATTCCTAGTAAGCACACATTTTAACAATATAATGTCTTAGCAATATCACTCtttaaataacaaacatttGCAATACGTTTGTGCAGATCTATAGCTTGATCATAACACAACTGGACTTCAACAACCTTGTCTGTTCAATAAAACACAAACTTAGCCAAAACCTTGAAGAGTAAGTCTGTAGTACCCCTGGATGTTGAAGATCTAATGCAGAGTTTCATAACCTCTCTGATATAGATTCCATCTGTCAAACAAGAACACAGTTATTTgatctataaatattaattttaaggATAATAAGGTTTACGGAAATTAAAGGATTAAATGAACAATATTCATgatatgatgtttttttttagagctttgTAGAGTGTAGCAATAGACCTGCtaacaatttaacaaaaaattgcaaactaaaactctttggccatattacaaggtcttatGGGCTTGCAAAgtcctttcttcagggaacagtaccaggaaaaagaagaggtagacagagaaagcgatgggaagacaacacaaaagaaaggacaggcctgccattgatagaaattctatccaaggcaaaagagagaggaatggagaaggatggtcaacaaatcttgtgtggtgccctgacagtccaacagactaaggtataggtgaaggtgaagagtGAAGcatcatatttatatttttttgagtTCAAGAGCTAGAtattaactctttgtctccgtaaattattttaatcttttcgCTAGTAtatttcattttgctcattttgcatttcactatcctgttatgattaaacttcaattatcttttttttgtttgtaatcagaaaatttTATAATTTGGTATTAAATTGTAGGAGAAAGCCTGCTTTTTTTACATAgcacaaattaatgtttataaatccaaatatCAAATTAGTTTAATTGGGGCcaagttaggagagaaagagttaatttaatTGTTATAAGAAGATAGGATAAttgtattg
It encodes:
- the LOC106078729 gene encoding uncharacterized protein LOC106078729; the encoded protein is MGIKSKLYCCTTRQTFSIVIAFCLLCMLTLKFNSPREFLVSKTFTLSTCSFPHLDPFEPYVIRYAGMDKKPLKCQSDMPDLTFVRNNSLSIDQNKIKENFGNQAVLCEFQTIKRHPSNDWDIVVGNWTSIVNGYTKLDSDAEFLRAMCKVNGSKVVSKTYHSIIPRRSEYSKLHSTLLKKRDQLYSPKETLNVIMIGFDGVSRHQFLRGMNKTYNFLMTELASFDMTMHTQVGKDTFENYLALLGGTSWSELKKWWEFKQPGDALDLVWKEFYDAGYQTLFTEDQPTGGAFHYQKMGFLFKPTIYNSRPMALALERDNEMWKMGKDCVGSQAEFSFHMDYVRQFLKTFTNMPSFVFTFLSKVTHDDMTYLKSVDELVLQEYQKLQESGELNKTLLITFSDHGPRQGKIRQTIHGMVESRNPYTILTIPQWFLTKYPGVEKNLETNTARLTTHFDTFETLRESLYFGSSETPLRKNKHGVSLFQEIPITRTCSDIPIPPEFCLCGQKGYSASLDVKSKLASILAQHVMSEIATNVNTTLCANLTLKSIVQIDDVQLSEALQKDANNRKIYKVRLLTSPGDALFEGTVFTEEGASTEGQGKLVVAKVIERLNLYRGQAECVESANERLFCYCKSLLKI